In a single window of the Micromonospora inositola genome:
- a CDS encoding LacI family DNA-binding transcriptional regulator, whose product MTTQRTRSLGRPTLDAVAARAGVGRGTVSRVVNGSPQVSPEARAAVQQAIAELGYVPNRAARALVTQRTDSVALVVSESGERVFTEPFFASIVRGVSSGLLETPMQLWLAMVQSPIERERVEHHLTNQHVDGVLLLSLHDSDPLPTLLEERGLPTVLGGRPARMLHPRVQPAWFVDVDNVGGARQAVEHLFARGRRRIATIAGPQDMGAGLARLSGYREAVRAAGASVNPDLIAYGDFSEGSGTACMRRLLEVCPDLDAVFAASDLMAFGALRALREAGRRVPEDVAVIGFDDAPIARQAEPPLTTVFQPVEEMGRQMARLLVSRTRGDEVPSPHVLLDTKLIHRASA is encoded by the coding sequence ATGACAACGCAGCGCACGCGGTCGCTCGGGCGCCCGACCCTCGACGCGGTCGCGGCCCGTGCCGGCGTCGGGCGCGGCACGGTCTCCCGCGTGGTCAACGGCTCGCCCCAGGTCAGCCCGGAGGCCCGGGCCGCCGTCCAACAGGCGATCGCCGAGCTGGGGTACGTGCCGAACCGCGCCGCCCGGGCGCTGGTGACCCAGCGGACCGACTCGGTGGCGCTGGTGGTCTCCGAGTCCGGCGAGCGGGTCTTCACCGAGCCGTTCTTCGCCAGCATCGTCCGTGGCGTCAGCTCCGGGCTGCTGGAGACCCCGATGCAGCTCTGGCTGGCCATGGTGCAGTCGCCGATCGAACGGGAACGGGTCGAGCACCACCTGACCAACCAGCACGTCGACGGCGTCCTGCTGCTCTCGCTGCACGACTCCGACCCGCTGCCCACCCTGCTGGAGGAGCGTGGCCTGCCCACCGTGCTCGGCGGTCGGCCGGCCCGGATGCTGCACCCCAGGGTCCAGCCGGCCTGGTTCGTCGACGTGGACAACGTCGGCGGCGCCCGGCAGGCGGTGGAGCACCTCTTCGCGCGGGGGCGGCGCCGCATCGCCACCATCGCCGGGCCGCAGGACATGGGCGCCGGCCTGGCCCGGTTGTCCGGCTACCGGGAGGCCGTCCGGGCCGCGGGCGCCAGCGTCAACCCGGACCTGATCGCGTACGGGGACTTCAGCGAGGGCAGCGGCACCGCCTGCATGCGGCGGCTGCTGGAGGTCTGCCCCGACCTGGACGCGGTCTTCGCCGCCTCCGACCTGATGGCGTTCGGCGCCCTCCGTGCGCTCCGCGAGGCCGGCCGCCGGGTGCCCGAGGACGTGGCCGTGATCGGCTTCGACGACGCGCCCATCGCGCGGCAGGCCGAACCCCCGCTGACCACCGTCTTCCAACCGGTGGAGGAGATGGGCCGCCAGATGGCCCGCCTCCT
- a CDS encoding GH1 family beta-glucosidase produces MSNPASPPAAGVLDQGPELTFPPGFRWGAATAAYQIEGAATEGGRTPSIWDTFSHTEGRTVGGHTGDVACDHYHRMPDDVRLMAELGLKSYRFSVSWPRVQPGGTGAANQAGLDFYRRLVDELLAHDIEPWLTLYHWDLPQPLEDAGGWPARDTAARFADYAQLVADALGDRVRYWTTLNEPWCSAFLGYGSGVHAPGRSDGGDAVRAGHHLMLGHGLAVEALRASRPDAQLGITLNLYPVTPATDAAGDVDAARRIDGLANRFFLDPVLRGSYPADLTADLRQISDFGHVQDGDLKIISSPLDVVGINYYSRHVVAAPIEEAEPAAYWRSPSCWPGSEDVRFVTRGVPVTDMDWEIDAPGLVETLERVHRDYTDLPLYITENGSAFVDAVVDGRVDDPDRLAYFDAHLRAARAAISAGVPLKGYFAWSLMDNFEWAWGYTKRFGMVHVDYDSQARIPKSSARWYAEVIRRNGLAAQ; encoded by the coding sequence GTGAGCAACCCCGCCAGCCCGCCCGCCGCCGGCGTCCTCGACCAGGGCCCGGAACTCACCTTCCCGCCCGGTTTCCGGTGGGGCGCGGCGACCGCCGCGTACCAGATCGAGGGCGCGGCGACCGAGGGCGGCCGTACCCCGTCGATCTGGGACACGTTCAGCCACACCGAGGGCCGGACGGTGGGCGGGCACACCGGCGACGTGGCCTGCGACCACTACCACCGGATGCCGGACGACGTCCGGCTGATGGCCGAGCTGGGGCTGAAGTCGTACCGGTTCTCGGTCTCCTGGCCCCGGGTCCAGCCGGGCGGCACGGGGGCGGCCAACCAGGCGGGCCTGGACTTCTACCGGCGGCTGGTCGACGAGCTGCTGGCCCACGACATCGAGCCCTGGCTGACCCTCTACCACTGGGACCTGCCGCAGCCGCTGGAGGACGCCGGCGGCTGGCCGGCCCGGGACACCGCCGCCCGGTTCGCCGACTACGCCCAGCTCGTCGCGGACGCCCTCGGCGACCGGGTGCGGTACTGGACCACGCTCAACGAGCCGTGGTGCTCGGCGTTCCTCGGCTACGGCTCCGGCGTGCACGCGCCGGGCCGCTCCGACGGCGGTGACGCGGTCCGGGCCGGGCACCACCTGATGCTCGGCCACGGCCTCGCGGTGGAGGCGCTGCGGGCGTCCCGGCCCGACGCCCAGCTCGGCATCACGCTCAACCTCTACCCGGTCACCCCGGCCACCGACGCGGCCGGGGACGTCGACGCCGCGCGGCGGATCGACGGGCTGGCGAACCGGTTCTTCCTCGACCCGGTGCTGCGCGGGTCGTACCCCGCGGACCTGACCGCCGACCTGCGCCAGATCAGCGACTTCGGGCACGTCCAGGACGGCGATCTGAAGATCATCTCCAGCCCGCTGGACGTGGTGGGGATCAACTACTACAGCCGGCACGTCGTCGCCGCCCCGATCGAGGAGGCGGAGCCGGCGGCGTACTGGCGGTCGCCGTCGTGCTGGCCGGGCAGCGAGGACGTCCGGTTCGTCACCCGAGGCGTCCCGGTCACCGACATGGACTGGGAGATCGACGCCCCCGGCCTGGTCGAGACGCTGGAGCGGGTCCACCGCGACTACACCGACCTGCCGCTCTACATCACCGAGAACGGCTCCGCCTTCGTCGACGCGGTGGTCGACGGCCGGGTCGACGACCCCGACCGGCTGGCGTACTTCGACGCGCACCTGCGCGCCGCGCGCGCCGCGATCAGCGCCGGGGTGCCCCTGAAGGGCTACTTCGCCTGGTCACTGATGGACAACTTCGAATGGGCGTGGGGGTACACCAAGCGCTTCGGCATGGTCCACGTCGACTACGACAGCCAGGCCCGGATCCCCAAGTCCAGCGCCAGGTGGTACGCCGAGGTGATCCGACGGAACGGTCTGGCCGCACAATAG
- a CDS encoding plasmid pRiA4b ORF-3 family protein: MPRQIFQLAISLAGVRPPVWRRVLVPGGYTLDRVHRVVQHAMGWRDCHLHSFEIDGLQYGEPDPDGELAVRDELDVRLDAVVGKGSRFHYTYDFGDWWEHDLLVEDACTADPDERYPSCLQGERACPPEDVGGPSGYAVLLAALTDPAQPEHRAMREWAGAGFDPDAFDAARATTLLRRLC; the protein is encoded by the coding sequence ATGCCGCGTCAGATCTTCCAGCTCGCGATCTCCCTGGCCGGGGTCCGGCCGCCGGTGTGGCGGCGGGTGCTCGTCCCCGGTGGGTACACCCTGGACCGCGTGCACCGGGTGGTGCAGCACGCGATGGGCTGGCGGGACTGTCACCTGCACTCGTTCGAGATCGACGGGCTCCAGTACGGCGAGCCGGACCCGGACGGCGAGCTGGCGGTCCGCGACGAGCTGGACGTCCGGCTGGACGCGGTGGTCGGCAAGGGCAGCCGGTTCCACTACACGTACGACTTCGGCGACTGGTGGGAGCACGACCTGCTGGTGGAGGACGCCTGCACGGCGGACCCGGACGAGCGGTACCCGTCCTGCCTCCAGGGGGAGCGGGCCTGTCCGCCGGAGGACGTCGGCGGTCCGTCCGGGTACGCCGTCCTGCTTGCCGCGCTGACCGATCCGGCCCAGCCCGAGCACCGCGCGATGCGGGAGTGGGCGGGCGCGGGCTTCGACCCGGACGCCTTCGACGCCGCCCGCGCCACCACCCTGCTGCGCCGCCTCTGCTGA
- a CDS encoding pyrimidine reductase family protein: MSGTAISRIWPAPAAGPLTDPELAALYGPAGRPHLRVNFVTSADGAVTLDGYSEGLSGEPDKRVFGLLRMLCDGLVVAAGTLRHEGYRAVRLSEPRRAWRREHGLAEYPTLVVVSGSLDLDPDQAAFADAPVRPLVLTRAAAEPPPGLTDVADLVCCGDDRVDLAAGLAELRRRGLGQLLCEGGPHLFGALTAADLVDELCLTVAPLLAGAGPGRITAGDASAPRRLPLRHVLAADDGVLMLRYARDDDRPPAGAAPAA; encoded by the coding sequence ATGAGCGGAACGGCGATTTCCCGGATCTGGCCCGCGCCCGCCGCCGGGCCGCTGACCGACCCCGAGCTGGCCGCGCTCTACGGCCCCGCCGGCCGTCCGCACCTGCGGGTCAACTTCGTGACCAGCGCCGACGGCGCGGTCACCCTGGACGGCTACTCCGAAGGCCTCTCCGGCGAGCCGGACAAGCGGGTCTTCGGGCTGCTCCGGATGCTCTGCGACGGCCTCGTCGTGGCCGCCGGCACGCTCCGGCACGAGGGCTACCGGGCGGTCCGGCTGAGCGAGCCGCGCCGGGCCTGGCGCCGGGAGCACGGCCTGGCCGAATACCCGACGCTGGTGGTGGTCTCCGGCTCGCTCGACCTCGACCCGGACCAGGCCGCCTTCGCCGACGCGCCGGTTCGGCCGCTCGTGCTCACCCGGGCCGCCGCCGAGCCGCCGCCCGGGCTGACCGACGTCGCCGACCTCGTGTGCTGCGGCGACGACCGGGTGGACCTCGCCGCGGGCCTGGCCGAGCTGCGCCGCCGCGGGCTGGGCCAGCTGCTCTGCGAGGGCGGCCCGCACCTCTTCGGCGCGCTCACCGCCGCCGACCTGGTCGACGAGCTCTGCCTGACCGTCGCGCCGCTGCTCGCCGGGGCCGGCCCCGGTCGGATCACCGCCGGGGACGCCAGCGCGCCCCGCCGGCTGCCGCTGCGCCACGTGCTGGCCGCCGACGATGGCGTCCTGATGCTGCGCTACGCCCGGGACGACGACCGACCGCCGGCCGGCGCCGCACCGGCCGCCTGA
- a CDS encoding M4 family metallopeptidase, protein MGGAYADGTPSELHVLVDAASGRVRDSWEGVQREGTGNTFHSGSVTVGSTLSGGTYQLADATRGGHRTYDLNGGTSGTGTLVTNTGNVFGDGTLANRQTAAADAAYGAQETWDYYKTTFGRNGIRNDGVGAYSRVHYSTNYANAFWSDSCFCMTYGDGGSGWYPLTSLDVAGHEMSHGVTSNTAGLRYSGESGGLNEATSDIFGTLVEFYAANSKDPGDYLIGEKLRTSGAPLRYMDKPSKDGASADCWSSSVGRLDVHYSSGVANHFFYLLAVGSGSSSYGNSPTCNGSTVAGIGNARAGAIWYRALTTYMTSRTSYAGARTATLSAAKDLYGAGSAEYNTVAAAWSAVSVN, encoded by the coding sequence GTGGGTGGCGCGTACGCCGACGGCACCCCCAGCGAGCTGCACGTGCTGGTCGACGCCGCCAGCGGCAGGGTCCGCGACTCGTGGGAGGGCGTGCAGCGCGAAGGCACCGGCAACACCTTCCACTCCGGCTCGGTGACCGTGGGCAGCACCCTCTCCGGCGGCACCTACCAGCTCGCCGACGCCACCCGGGGCGGCCACCGGACGTACGACCTGAACGGTGGCACCAGCGGCACCGGCACCCTGGTCACCAACACCGGCAACGTCTTCGGCGACGGCACCCTGGCCAACCGGCAGACCGCCGCCGCCGACGCCGCCTACGGCGCCCAGGAGACCTGGGACTACTACAAGACCACCTTCGGCCGGAACGGCATCCGCAACGACGGGGTGGGCGCGTACAGCCGGGTGCACTACAGCACCAACTACGCCAACGCGTTCTGGAGCGACTCCTGCTTCTGCATGACCTACGGTGACGGCGGCTCCGGCTGGTACCCGCTGACCTCGCTGGACGTCGCCGGGCACGAGATGAGCCACGGCGTCACCAGCAACACCGCCGGCCTGCGCTACAGCGGTGAGTCCGGCGGCCTGAACGAGGCCACCAGCGACATCTTCGGCACCCTGGTCGAGTTCTACGCGGCCAACAGCAAGGACCCGGGTGACTACCTGATCGGGGAGAAGCTGCGCACCAGCGGCGCGCCGCTGCGCTACATGGACAAGCCGTCCAAGGACGGCGCCTCCGCCGACTGCTGGAGCAGCTCGGTGGGCCGGCTGGACGTGCACTACTCCTCCGGCGTGGCGAACCACTTCTTCTACCTGCTCGCCGTCGGCAGCGGCTCGTCGTCGTACGGCAACAGCCCGACCTGCAACGGCAGCACCGTCGCCGGCATCGGCAACGCGAGGGCCGGCGCGATCTGGTACCGGGCGCTGACCACCTACATGACCTCGCGGACCAGCTACGCCGGTGCCCGCACCGCGACCCTGTCGGCCGCCAAGGACCTGTACGGCGCCGGCAGCGCCGAGTACAACACGGTCGCCGCCGCCTGGTCGGCCGTGAGCGTCAACTGA
- a CDS encoding DUF7144 family membrane protein translates to MGSAGVGDARAAGHGRPLLAAGLLTGAGLVDVLSAWAHTARDAFAVETAQGVYRVDITGWAWLHVAIGAAATLAGLLVLTGRPGTVPLAICCAVLAVAVELALLPYAPIRAVLVVALDLAAVRLLLRYRRAVRGRTPAPPGPDRLSAPRRPGRSSPGPPPGSPTTPG, encoded by the coding sequence ATGGGATCCGCAGGGGTAGGCGACGCCAGGGCGGCCGGGCATGGCCGCCCGCTGCTCGCCGCCGGACTGCTGACCGGCGCCGGACTGGTGGACGTGCTCTCCGCCTGGGCGCACACGGCGCGCGACGCGTTCGCCGTGGAGACCGCGCAGGGCGTGTACCGGGTCGACATCACCGGCTGGGCATGGCTGCACGTCGCCATCGGGGCCGCGGCAACGCTCGCCGGGCTGCTGGTGCTCACCGGGCGACCCGGAACGGTTCCGCTCGCGATCTGCTGCGCCGTACTGGCGGTCGCCGTCGAGCTGGCGCTCCTGCCGTACGCGCCGATCCGGGCCGTCCTGGTGGTCGCGCTCGACCTGGCGGCCGTCCGACTGCTCCTCCGCTACCGGCGCGCCGTCCGCGGCCGCACGCCGGCCCCGCCCGGGCCGGATCGGCTCAGCGCGCCTCGCAGACCCGGCCGGTCCTCGCCGGGTCCCCCTCCCGGCTCGCCGACCACACCGGGTTGA